One window of Bacteroidota bacterium genomic DNA carries:
- a CDS encoding carboxypeptidase-like regulatory domain-containing protein yields MLAPLAGAAQTTGEIVGRVTETTGGPIPGATILVTGTNYGTAAESDGTYELVIPEGRWSITVSAVGFAAVTDSVIVERRAQVRYDVALAPSDATLGEVSVVAERTNDAGVYSIDAEFLEDIPQSLADGLRAVRAPAGSLPFADVFRGWYLDGRVGPSNLPPGRQTAEMRSTVGALPAYATQF; encoded by the coding sequence ATGCTTGCACCGCTCGCAGGTGCCGCGCAGACCACAGGTGAAATCGTCGGGCGCGTCACCGAGACCACCGGTGGCCCCATCCCCGGCGCCACCATCCTCGTCACGGGCACCAACTACGGCACCGCCGCCGAGAGCGACGGCACCTACGAGCTCGTCATCCCCGAGGGCCGCTGGTCGATCACCGTCTCCGCCGTCGGCTTCGCGGCCGTGACCGACTCCGTCATCGTCGAGCGGCGCGCCCAGGTGCGCTACGACGTGGCCCTCGCCCCGAGCGACGCGACGCTGGGCGAGGTGAGCGTGGTCGCCGAGCGCACCAACGACGCGGGCGTCTACAGCATCGACGCCGAGTTCCTCGAGGATATCCCGCAGTCGCTCGCGGACGGCCTACGCGCTGTGCGTGCCCCAGCTGGATCGCTGCCCTTCGCCGATGTCTTTCGTGGGTGGTATCTCGATGGCCGCGTAGGCCCTTCCAACCTGCCACCCGGTCGCCAGACGGCGGAAATGCGCTCTACCGTTGGCGCGCTCCCCGCCTACGCCACGCAGTTTTAG
- a CDS encoding ABC transporter permease, with translation MFFETIRMALESLRTNKLRSALTLLGMVIGVFSVIASVTAVQVIDDYFTDAFAGIGSTTFFVQKYPAINFGPTDESIRNRQDITYPQYEELLRRARLPASLGPDETFEWATKVSYTGPNGTIETAPNLQLRGVNEEWAINNGYDLDDGRFLSSDDIRYGRPVIVISRPVADELFEFEQPIGKMIAVQGQRFQVVGLLAEKGAILGDNQDNRLLAPITTLFGAFGGLTTRNISIDVRAPSVQMLDATIDEVVGHMRAIRRVPPQNENDFEVITNDALSGPFESFTNGLTLGGVFIGMIALLAAGIGVMNIMLVSVTERTREIGIRKSLGAKRSTILTQFLLEAVFLCQIGGLVGIGLGVLGGNAMSLLGESLTPTFPWMWAFIAVLGVTVVALAFGVFPAYKAARLNPIEALRYE, from the coding sequence GTGTTTTTCGAGACGATTCGGATGGCGCTGGAGTCGCTGCGGACCAACAAGCTCCGTAGCGCGCTCACACTTCTCGGCATGGTGATCGGCGTCTTCTCGGTGATCGCCTCCGTGACCGCCGTGCAGGTCATCGACGACTACTTCACCGACGCCTTCGCCGGTATCGGTTCGACGACGTTCTTCGTCCAGAAGTACCCAGCGATCAACTTCGGCCCGACAGACGAAAGCATCCGGAACCGCCAGGACATCACGTATCCGCAATACGAAGAGCTCCTCCGCCGTGCCCGCCTGCCCGCCTCCTTGGGCCCCGACGAAACGTTCGAGTGGGCCACCAAGGTGAGCTACACCGGACCCAACGGGACGATTGAGACCGCTCCGAACCTACAGCTTCGCGGCGTCAACGAGGAGTGGGCGATCAACAACGGCTATGATCTCGACGACGGGCGTTTTCTCTCCAGCGACGACATTCGCTACGGACGGCCGGTGATTGTGATTTCGCGGCCGGTTGCTGACGAGTTGTTCGAGTTCGAGCAGCCCATTGGTAAAATGATTGCCGTGCAGGGTCAGCGCTTCCAGGTCGTGGGCCTCCTCGCCGAGAAAGGCGCCATCCTCGGCGACAACCAGGACAACCGGCTGCTCGCCCCGATCACAACGCTCTTCGGCGCATTCGGAGGGCTGACGACTCGCAACATCTCCATCGACGTGCGCGCCCCCAGCGTGCAGATGCTCGACGCCACGATCGACGAGGTGGTCGGCCACATGCGCGCTATCAGACGGGTGCCGCCGCAGAACGAGAACGATTTTGAGGTGATCACCAACGACGCACTCTCCGGGCCGTTTGAGAGCTTCACGAACGGCCTCACGCTCGGCGGCGTTTTCATCGGCATGATCGCCTTGCTTGCTGCGGGCATCGGTGTGATGAACATCATGCTCGTGAGCGTGACGGAGCGCACCCGCGAGATCGGCATCCGCAAGTCGCTCGGCGCGAAGCGGAGCACGATCCTAACGCAGTTCCTTCTGGAAGCCGTGTTTTTGTGCCAGATCGGCGGCCTCGTGGGTATTGGTCTCGGCGTGCTTGGCGGCAATGCAATGTCACTGCTTGGCGAGAGCCTTACGCCCACGTTTCCGTGGATGTGGGCGTTTATAGCCGTGCTGGGGGTGACGGTTGTCGCCCTCGCGTTTGGCGTGTTCCCTGCCTACAAGGCTGCCCGGCTGAATCCCATCGAAGCCCTGCGGTATGAATGA
- a CDS encoding ABC transporter permease, producing MRFFTELLEGLRIAMQAVWANKLRALLTTLGIIIGIATVTTMFTVINGIEQGFDRSMDMLGTNVYTIERTPDGFDNDWWKYRSRPRIREELAYYIDDRKSENLEFVTPVSYAGFPIQYQDRRISGTFARAATPALADINNFELDAGRFYNETDYQRGRPVAVIGMGVANELFPIENPIGKRIRVGGQRLEVIGVLEEQGKFLGLISFDEQVMLPLTTFKRLYDSDPYIEVQAKAASPDVMVAAFDELTGLTRAFRGLDALDDDNFAIQSTDAFEQQTSGVKGAIYGVGLFLTALSLLVGGIGVMNIMFVSVKERTREIGIRKAIGAPRRAILTQFLIEAVVVCLLGGLIGVGIAALAAMAIDQVFTAQLSPATVGLAFSICVGVGVGFGFVPAWTAAKARPIEALRYE from the coding sequence CGGCATCATCATCGGCATCGCCACCGTGACCACGATGTTCACGGTCATCAACGGGATCGAGCAGGGCTTCGACCGGTCGATGGACATGCTCGGGACCAACGTCTACACCATCGAGCGCACCCCGGACGGGTTCGACAACGACTGGTGGAAATACCGCAGCCGGCCGCGCATCCGGGAGGAGTTGGCGTACTACATCGACGACCGGAAGTCGGAGAACCTCGAGTTCGTCACGCCGGTGAGCTATGCCGGTTTCCCTATCCAGTACCAGGACCGCCGCATCTCTGGCACCTTTGCCCGCGCTGCCACGCCCGCGCTGGCTGACATCAACAATTTCGAGCTCGACGCGGGGCGGTTCTACAACGAAACGGATTACCAGCGTGGCCGGCCGGTGGCCGTCATTGGGATGGGCGTGGCGAACGAGCTCTTCCCTATCGAGAACCCCATCGGCAAGCGCATTCGCGTCGGCGGGCAGCGCCTGGAGGTGATCGGGGTGCTGGAGGAGCAGGGCAAGTTCCTCGGGCTGATCTCCTTCGACGAGCAGGTAATGCTCCCCCTGACCACGTTTAAGCGCCTGTACGATTCCGACCCATACATCGAGGTGCAGGCGAAAGCAGCCTCGCCGGACGTGATGGTCGCCGCGTTCGACGAGCTCACCGGTCTCACCCGCGCCTTCCGTGGCCTCGATGCACTCGACGACGACAACTTCGCGATCCAGAGCACGGACGCTTTCGAACAGCAGACCTCTGGCGTGAAGGGCGCGATCTACGGCGTCGGGCTGTTCCTGACGGCGCTCTCGCTTCTTGTCGGCGGCATCGGCGTGATGAACATCATGTTTGTCTCCGTAAAGGAGCGCACCCGCGAGATCGGCATCCGCAAAGCCATCGGGGCGCCGCGCCGCGCCATCCTCACCCAGTTTCTGATCGAGGCGGTCGTCGTGTGCCTGTTGGGCGGCCTGATCGGCGTTGGGATCGCCGCGCTGGCTGCCATGGCGATCGACCAAGTATTCACGGCGCAGCTTTCTCCGGCCACGGTTGGCCTCGCCTTCTCGATTTGTGTGGGCGTGGGCGTCGGCTTCGGCTTCGTGCCAGCTTGGACTGCGGCAAAGGCTCGTCCCATCGAAGCACTTCGCTACGAATAG